ATTCAGTATATAGCTGAAAAGGAGCTTCTTAAAGTTGTTTCAAGCGCCAATGCAAAAGGCGGCATGGTTATAGTAATGGCCCCGAGGACAGGAGAGATACTTGCTATAGCCAACTCGCCGCAGTTTAATCCTGATATCTTTTTTGAATATAATAACCCCAATATCTGGCGCAACAGGGCTATTACAGATACATTTGAACCAGGTTCAACATTCAAGGCCTTTCTGCTCGCTGCCCTTTTTGAAGAAGGGGCAGCCAGGTCTGACGACCTATTTTTTTGTGAGAATGGCAATTATGTCGTAGCTGACAGGACATTTCATGATGTTAAAAAATTTGGCTGGCTCTCCCTTGCCCAGATAATCAAATACTCCAGCAATATCGGCGCTGCCAAGGCAGGAGACAGACTGGGAAAGGAAAGGATGCATAGATATATAAAGGATTTTGGGTTCGGGGACAGAACAGGCATAGGCCTCCCCGGGGAGGCGCTCGGCTCTGTGCCTCCTTTAAAACAGTGGTCAAAGGTGTCCCTTGGCAATATATCCTTTGGCCAGGGCATATCCGCAACAGGGATACAGCTTTTATCCGCATTTTCTGCAATTGCAAATAAGGGCTATCTTATGAAGCCGTATGTTGTAAAGAAAATAGTAAATGGAAAGGGCGATGTTATTGAAGAAATCAGGCCGTCAGTGGTGAGAAGGGTTATATCTGAAGAAACTGCAAACAGGGTAACCGGTATTCTGAAAACGGTAACTGAAAAAGACGGCACCGGCGCAAAGGCAGCAGTAGCTGGTTTTGAGGTTGCCGGCAAGACAGGCACCGCGCAGAAACCTGATCTCTCTCAAGGGGGTTACACAGCGGATAAATATGTAAGTTCATTTATAGGATTTGTTCCTGCAGATAATCCGGAGCTTGCTATATTGGTTGCGGTTGATGAACCCGCTATCGGATTTTATGGAGGGCAGATTGCCGCCCCTGTTTTTAAGGAGATTGCCTCTCAGAGCCTTTCTTATCTCGGAATATTTTCAAAGAGCCGCAGCGCCAATCCGGATAAGCAGCCAGATAGATTATTGTATGTCGTGCAAAATACCGATTCTTCAGATGAAGAAGGAGAAGACCTTTTTCACATGCCTGATTTAAGAGACAAGACAATGCGGTCTGTCCTTAGATTAGCAAGGGAAATTCCTCTTGATATAAAGATTTCAGGGAGCGGAAAAGCTGTGTATCAGAAGCCGTTGCCAGGAGAAAGAATTACTCAGGGTGAATTGGCAGAGGTGAGGTTCAGATGAAGATAAAAGAATTGATAAAAAATCTTCCAGGTAGTCATGTTATCGGCAATGCCGATATACCTGTCCGTGGCATTACCTATGATTCGAGGCAGGTGAACAGGGATTTTATTTTCGCTGCTGTCAAAGGGCAGCATCTTGACGGCCGTGCCTTTGTCAAGGATGCATTGGCGCGGGGGGCTTCTGCTGTTATCCTGGAAGAGGCTTTTGGGGACCTCAATGCAGTCCAGATAATAGTGCCTGATGCAAGGGAGGCGATGGCAAGTGTGGCCGCGGCATTTTATGGAGAGCCTTGCAGAAACATGACCCTTATTGGCGTAACAGGGACAAATGGAAAGACAACCATAACATACCTTGTAGAGTCAATATTGAGGACTGCCGGTTTCAATGCCGGGGTTGTGGGCACGATTAACTACCGCTATAAGGATAAAATTTTTAATGCGCCGCATACAACACCAGAGGCGCCTGACCTTCAAAGGATTTTCAGAGCAATGTTAGACAGCGGTGTGACTCATTGCGTTATGGAGGTTTCTTCTCACAGCCTTGCGCAAAAAAGGGTTTTTGGCTCAAGGATTGTTGGCGGGGTATTTACAAATCTTACTCAGGACCACCTTGATTACCACAAGACAATGGAGGAGTATTTTGAAAGCAAGTCCATGTTATTTACTGATTTTGTGGCCAGAGAAAGGGATGGTTTTGCAGTAATAAACACAGACGACCCATGGGGAAAGAGATTGTTAAATTGCAAATTGCAAATTGCAAATTGCAAATTTATCAGATACAGCCTTAAACAGGATGCGGAGATTTATCCTGTTAAAGTTTCGTTTTCCGAAAGAGGCATAGAGGCCATGCTTGATACACCTATTGGCTCTGTAAAGATTTCTTCGGCGCTTTTGGGCGAATATAATCTGCAAAATATTATGGCAGCGGTCGGTGTTGGCATCGGCCTTGCGCTGGATAAAAAGACTATAGAAAAAGGTATTGCTGCTCTAAAAAGAGTTCCAGGCAGGCTTGAAAGAATTATTTCGGAAGACGGTTTCCAGGCCGTAGTTGATTATGCCCATACAGGAGATGCATTGGAGAGGGTGATTGTCGCATTAAAGCCGCTTGCGAAGAAGAGGCTTATCACTGTATTCGGCTGCGGCGGCGACAGGGACAGGGGCAAAAGGCCTGTGATGGGAGAAATTGCAGCAAGGCTGAGCGATTTCACGGTAATCACATCAGATAATCCGAGAAGCGAAGATCCGATGGAGATTATAAAAGAGATTGAGGCGGGAATAAAAGGTTGTCCAAAGATACTGGATTTTAAATCCGAAATTACTCATGGTTATAGAACCATACCTGACAGGCATGAGGCAATAATGGCCGCTGTAAATCTTGCGGCTGCGGGCGATATTATCCTTGTTGCCGGCAAGGGGCATGAGGATTACCAGATAATCGGCGACAGGAATATTCCCTTTGAGGATACAAAGGAGATAAAGGCTGCAATGGAGGTTAAATACAGAAGTCAGAAGTCGGTAGTCAGTAGTCAGTAGTTTTTATTCTGTATTCTGGATTCTTTTTTTATATGGTTAGGCTCAAGATAAAAGAAGTTTTAAAGACTGTGCACGGTTGTCTTGCAAGCGGGGGCAGTGAGGGTTTAATCAACGGCGTTTCAACAGACTCCCGCACTGTAAATAAAGGAGAGCTTTTCTTTGCCTTAAAAGGGCCGCGGTTTGACGGCAATAAATTTGTTGGCGATGTGTTTAAGAAAGGGGCGGCAGGGGCTGTGGTATCGTCAGAAGCCAGAAGTTATGGTTTGCAATTTGGGATAGTTGAGGTTATTGATACGCTTAAAGCCCTCGGTGATCTTGCGCTATACTGGAGAGAGAGGCATCTCGTCCCGCTTATAGCGATAAGCGGCAGTTGCGGCAAGACAACAACAAAGGATATGATAGCGTCTATACTTAAAAACTCGCGTCCTATTATAAAGACCGAAGGAAATCTCAATAATCTTATTGGTCTTCCTCTTACGATATTCAACCTTAACAACATCCACAAGGCCGCTGTGGTTGAGCTTGGAATAAGCGAAAAAGGCGAGATGAAAAGGCTCGCTCAAATTTGCAAACCAGATGTGGCTGTTCTTACAAATATCGGCGAGGCGCATACAGCTACACTTAACAACGTAGAGGGTGTTGCATCCGCAAAGGGTGAACTCTTTGAAAGCATGGATGACAATGGGACCGCTATAATAAATATTGATGACCCATGGCTTAAAAAGATAGCAGAGAATATCAACGTAAAAAAGATTACCTTCAGCTTAAAGTCAAAGGCGGATGTGATGTTAAAAGAGGCGAGTGTCAAGAGGCAAGAGGCAAAAAGTTCATCAGGAATATCCGCCTCATTCTTAGTTATGGGAGAAGAAATTCCTGTGAAGTTAAAATATACAGGTACGCATAATCTCTATAATGCCGCAGCAGCCATTGCAGCTACATTTCCCCTTGGTGTAACAAAAGAAGAGATAATGGAAGGACTCTATGCCGCGGAAACTATGCACGGCAGGATGGAAATAGTTACCTTGAGAAATGGAATAACAATCATTGACGATACATACAACGCCAACCCGCTCTCTATGGAAGCGGCTCTAAAGACGCTTGCAGATATGGAGGGCAGAAAGATTGCAGTCCTTGGCGATATGTTTGAGCTGGGAGAGATGTCAGACGATGCCCATAAAAAGGTAGGGATGTTTGCGCAGGATACCGGCATAGATATGCTTTTTACTATCGGTGTTTATAGCGATGCTCTGGTAAGCGGAGCAATGGAAAAAGGTATGTTGCCGGATAAAATATACAAGGCACATGATAAGGCAGAGCTGATTAAGGCGCTTAACAATGTAGTGAAGGAAGGCGATGTTATTCTGATAAAGGGTTCAAGGGCGGCTGCAATGGAGGAGATAGTAGAAGGGCTAAAAATTGCAAATTGAAGATTGCAAATTGAAAAATGCAAAATGAAATAAGTTTTAAATTTACAATTTGCACTTTTCATTTTGCAATGGAGCGAAGCGACTAATGTTATACCATTTATTATATCCTTTAGTTAAATACCACACCCTGTTTAATGTATTTCAATACATTACATTCAGGACAATCTATGCGGTTGTGACTGCCCTGGTCTTAAGTTTTCTGAGCGGACCTTATATTATAAGAAAGCTCTCTCTTATGCAGATAGGCCAGGTGATAAGAAATGATGGTCCGGCAAGACATTTGAGTAAAGAGGGAACGCCGACAATGGGCGGTATAATCATCCTTTTTTGTATAATTGTTCCGACCTTGCTGTGGGCAAATCTTAAAAATCCGTATGTGTGGCTGCTGATAACGGTTACGTCCGGATTTGGCATAGTAGGTTTTATAGATGACTATAAAAAATGGGCGCAAAAGGACAGCCGGGGGCTGCGGCCCAGTCATAAGCTTCTCGGACAGTGCATCATCGCCCTCGGCGCAGCCTTATTTCTGTATTTCACAGGGTTTAACACTTCCATTACTGTTCCATTTTTTAAGAATGTAGTAATAGCGATGGGGTGGGTCTATATCCCATTTGTTATCCTTGTTATAGTCGGGGCGTCAAATGCAGTAAATCTCACAGATGGATTAGATGGCCTTGCTATAGGGCCGATAACAATAGCAGCAGCAACCTATATGCTTTTTACCTATCTTACAGGCCATACCAAGATAGCAAATTACCTCCAGATAATGTATGTGCCAAATAGCGGGGAGCTGACCATATTTGCAGGGGCTATGGTCGGAGCAAGCCTTGGTTTTCTGTGGTTTAACAGTTATCCTGCCCAGGTATTTATGGGAGATGTGGGGTCGCTTGCGCTGGGAGGGACATTGGGGACATTAGCAATTATTACAAAGCAGGAAATACTACTGGTTCTAGTTGGGGGTGTGTTTGTAGTTGAGGCGCTTTCAGTGATCTTTCAGGTGGGGTCGTTCAAACTCAGGGGTAAAAGGATATTCAGGATGGCCCCGATACATCATCATTTTGAATTAAACGGCTGGTCTGAGCCGAAGATCATAGTGAGGTTTTGGATAATATCCATAATACTATCGCTCATAGCAATAAGCACATTGAAACTCCGATGATAATGCAAACAACAATCAGCAAAGAGAGACCACCACTTGATTTAAGAGACAGGAATGTCCTTGTAGTGGGTCTTGCGCGGACAGGGGTTTCTACCGCCAGATTTTTGAAGGAGAAAGGCGCTATTGTTGCGGCTACGGATATTTTACCGGCATCTCAGATTAAAGACATTGATGACCTGTGCAGTAACGGCATAGAAGTAGAAACAGGGGGACACAGTATTAAACGTTTTTTAAATGCTCATCTCATTATTTTAAGCCCCGGTGTTTTCCCTGATATAGAGCCTCTTAAAGAGGCAAGAAAAAAGGGTGTGGAAATCATAAGCGAAGTGGAGCTTGCATTCAATTTTATAAAAGAGCCTATAGTGGCTATAGCTGGAACCAATGGAAAAACAACCACAACAACACTGATTGGCAAGATACTGGAATCAGGCGGCAATAAGGTTTTTGTCGGCGGGAATATAGGGCTTCCGTTGATTGAGTATGTTGCATCAAATCAATCTGCAGATTATATTGTTGTTGAGGTGAGCAGCTTTCAGCTTGAAGGTACCAGGAAATTCAGACCCCATATAGCCGTTCTCTTAAATATTACTGAAGACCATCTGGATAGATATGCGAGCTTTGACGAGTATGCTGCCGCAAAGTTCAGGCTCTTTGAGAATATGGAGGAAGGAGATGTTGCTATTGTAAATTTTGATGATACCACTATCAACTCAAAACTCAAAACTCAAAACTCAAAACCTAAAGTAATACCTTTTAGCAGCAGTAAAATTTTGAAGGAGGGGGTTTGTTACAATAATAACAGCATTAACTATTCTGTTGGAGGAGTAAAAGAATCCTATCCCACAGCAAATTTCAAACTTAAGGGTATCCACAATATAGAAAACATAATGGCTTCCATTGCCGCTGCAAAGGCCTGCGGTGTTTCGAGGGATGCAATATTAAAGACCATTGAAGAATTTAAAGGGCTTCCCCATAGGATGGAGCTTATAAGGGAGATAAATGGAACGAGCTATTATAATGATTCCAAAGGCACAAATATAGGCGCGCTTCAAAAATCACTTGAAGGGCTTAATGCGCCTGTTATCCTTATTGCCGGCGGCAAGGACAAGGGCGGCGATTACAGGGTTTTAAATGATTTGATAAAAAATAAGGTGCGGCATCTGATACTTCTGGGCGAGGCAAAAAACAAGATAAGGGATGCCTTTAAAGGATTAACAGATATTGCAACAGTTGAGTCCTTGAAAGAAGCTGTGGATATTGCCAGCAATAAGGCTGAAAAAGGAGATGTGGTGTTATTGTCACCTGCATGCTCCAGCTTTGATATGTTCAAAGATTATAAGGAACGGGGCGATGTATTCAGAAGATTGGTGGAGATGTTATGATTAAAGTTAGAGAAATAGATAAATCCCTTATCCTTGCTATGATGGCCCTTGTGGCAATAGGCTTTACTATGGTCTATTCCACCACCTACATAATGGCTATGAAACGGTATGGCAGTGAATATTTCTTTGTAAAAAAACATCTCATATTCAGCGTCTTAGGTTCTCTGTTGTTTTTTGTTGCCGCGAATATAGAGTATCATTTGTATAGAAGGCGGGCATACTTAATATTTTTTGCAAGCCTTATCTCGCTCATTCTTCTCACATTCATCCCAAGCCTTGGAAATGAGATGGGAGGCGCAAAAAGATGGATAAGGCTCGGCCCTTTGACTTTTCAGCCCTCTGAGCCTGCCAAACTGGCCCTTATTATATACCTGTCATATTATCTTGCGGCAAAAAAGGATAAGATAAAAACCTTTTCCCTTGGCATTGTCCCGCCGATGATAATGAGCGGGCTTATTATACTTTTCATCTTAAAAGAGCCGGATTTCGGAACAGCTTTATCTCTTGGCGTAATTACAATTATCATGATGTTCATTGCAGGTGTAAGATTAAGATACCTTTTTTCCATACTTCTTCTTTCAATGCCATTTATTTATCTTATGGTTACGAAAGTCGACTATAGAATGAAACGGGTGCTTGTGTTTTTAGATCCATGGAGGGATTCAGGAGGCGCAGGGTTCCAGCTTGTGCAGTCGTTTATTGCCTTTGGCGCAGGCGGCATCTGGGGTGTCGGCCTTGGCGAGGGGAAGCAGAAACTGTTTTATCTGCCGGAGGCCCATACCGACTTTATCCTTTCTGTGGTAGGAGAAGAGCTTGGGCTTATAGGGGTTTCTGCGCTCATCATGCTTTATCTGATTGTACTTATCTCAGGCATAAGGATTAGCTTAAAGGCAAAAGACCTTTTTGGCAAATACCTTGCCGTAGGCATTACCCTCTTAATTGTGCTTCATGCAGCAGTAAATATGGCTGTGGTACTGGCCCTTTTGCCTACAAAAGGACTTACCCTTCCGTTTATAAGCTATGGCGGAACATCCCTTGTGGTAAATATGATAGGGATGGGGATACTGTTGAATATATATAAAACAGGAGTCAGGGAGTGAAAGGCATGCCTTTCACGGATTTTAGGTTGAGAATTGTATTAACAGGAGGAGGCACCGGCGGGCATCTGTTTCCTGCCCTTGCGCTGGCAGAAGAATTTAAGGCAAGGGATAAAGATTGCGAGATCCTATTTATAGGAAGCGCTGCGGGCATAGAAAAGGATGTTGTTCCAAAATATGGTTATGCTTTAGAATTTGTGGATGTAGAAGGCCTTAAAGGAAAAGGGATATATAATAAAGTATCGGCAGGCTTAAAGGCAGCAAAGGCAGTTTTTGCCGCAAAGAAGATTCTTAAGCCATTCAGACCGGATGGTGTCATAGGTACGGGTGGTTATTCTTCTGGTCCGGTTGTTTTGGCAGCAAGGCTTTTGGGGATAAAGACAGCTATCCTTGAACAGAATACGATGCCAGGTTTAACCAATAGGCTTCTGGGAAGGTTTGTAGACAGGATATATGTGGCATTTGAACAAACCAAAAAAAAAATTCCAGGCGGGAGGGTAATCCTGGCAGGAAATCCGGTGAGAAAGGAGATTCTGGAAATTGCAAATTGCAAACATGTCCCTGCAAGTATTAAGCAGGGATTGCAAATTGCAAATTGCAAATTCACAATTCTCATCTTCGGCGGAAGCCAGGGGGCAAAGGCAATAAATACGGCATTTTTAGATGCGCTGGAATATCTCGCTGATATAAGAGACAGCATCAGGATTATTCATCAGACAGGGGATGCGGATTACATAACAGTAAAAGAGACTTACGAAAGAAAAGGGATTAAGGCCGATGTCTATAGGTTTATAGATGATATGGCTCATGCATACTCTCAGGCAGACATGGTGATATGCAGGGCAGGGGCTACATCCATTGCCGAGATAACCGCTCTGGGGATTGCCTCTATACTCATACCATATCCATTTGCAGCTAATAACCATCAGGAAATAAATGCAAGATGTTTAGCTGATAAAGGGGCTGCAATCATGATGAGGCAAGGCGAGATTATAGGAGATGCGATGGCGGTTCTTATTGAGAGATTTTATAAAAACCCTGATGAATTAAAAAAGATAAGAGAAAATGCAAAAGCTCTGGGAAGGCCGAATGCGGCAAAGGAGATAGTGGACAACATTCTACAAATGTTGAATTGAAGATTGAAGATTGAAAATTTTAAAATGACTGTTTTTCAATTTACAATTTCAAATTTGCAATTTTCAATCTGCATTGGAGCGAAGCGATATGTATAAGGGTCGTATAAAACATATCCATTTTATAGGTATCGGCGGCAGCGGTATGAGCGGCATCGCAGAGGTGCTTTTAAACCTCGGGTATAATATTACAGGCTCTGACATGAAAGCATCGGATATTACGCGGAGATTGGAAGGCCTTGGAGCTAAAATATTTATCGGCCACAGGCCTGAATTTATAAATGGCTCAGATGTGGTTGTCTATTCGTCCGCTGTTAAAAAAGATAATCCTGAGATTGTATCGGCAAGGGGAAAACTGATACCTGTTATCCCGAGGGCAGAGATGCTGGCAGAGCTTATGAGGATGAAATACGGCATAGCAATAGCAGGCACTCACGGAAAGACAACAACTACTTCCATGATTGCGACAATCCTCGGCTCACACGGTATGGATCCAACCGTTGTTATAGGCGGCAAGCTCAACAGTATTGGAAGCAATGCCAGACTTGGGAAAGGTGAATTCCTTGTAGCAGAGGCGGATGAGAGCGACGGCAGTTTTTTAAAGCTTTCACCGACAATTGCAGTGGTTACAAATATTGACAGAGAGCATATGGACCATTACAGGGATATGGATGAGGTAAGAGGCGCCTACCTTGCCTTTATAAATAAGATTCCATTTTATGGGTGCGCGGTTCTCTGCATGGATCACCCTAATATCCAGGGGCTTATCCCAAAGGTTACGAGAAGACATACAACATATGGTTTAACTGCCCAGGCGGATTTCAGCGCCAGAGACATGGAGATAAAAGGAGTTAAAACCTCATTTGATGTCTGGCAGAGGGGCAGAAAATTGGGAAGGGTTAGTGTGAAGATTCCAGGAGAACACAATGTTTATAATTCATTGGCTGCCCTAACAGTGGCAATGGAGCTTGACATGAGTTTTGAAGAGGCAAGAGATTCCCTTTCAAATTTCAGTGGTGTGGAGAGGAGATTTCAGATTAAAGGCGAATATAACGGCATTACATTCGTTGATGACTACGGCCATCATCCTGTTGAAATAAAGGCAACACTTAAGGCTGCAAAGGCCGGCTGGGACAACAGGGTGGTGGCAGTCTTTCAGCCTCATCGTTATTCAAGGACAAAAGACCTTTTCCAGGAATTTTTATCCGCATTCAATGATGCGGACACCCTGGTGCTCACTGACATATATCCGGCAGGCGAGGGAAAAATAGAGGGGATTTCTTCAGAGGCGCTTTATAACAGCATAAAGGCATACGGCCATAGAGATGTAGTTTATATACCGGATAAAAAAGATATACCGGATTATTTAAATAAAATTACAAAGCCGGGGGATATAGTTATAACGTTAGGGGCAGGCAATATATGGCAGGTATCTGAGGAGATGGTAAAGACAGTAGGCAGTAAGCAGTCAGCAGTAAGCAGCGCAAACTCAAAAGCAGGAGGTGGAATGTAATGACATTTCCTATTTCTCATTCTGCGCCCCGTACTCCGCGTCCAGCGCTCTCCGGCTTCAAGGGCCGCATGCTCTTTGATGTTCCCATGAAGGATTATACATCTTTTAAGATAGGCGGGAATGCGGATGTAATGGCATTTCCAGGAGATGAGAGCGACCTTGTGGATGTCATCCGATTTGCCTCTATTAAAGGTTTTCCTGTCTTTGTCCTTGGCAGGGGAACAAATCTATTAGTCAGGGATAACGGTGTAAGGGGCGTTGTTATAAATCTTTCTGATGGTTTTAAAGAGGTATTATGGATAGGTGACGATGAGGCATCAGTTGGCGCGGGGGTGGGGATAATTGAGTTGGTTAACCTCTGCAAGGGCAGAGGTTTTGCAGGGCTTGAGTTTGCAGTCGGTATCCCGGGGACAATAGGCGGAGCTGTTTTTATGAACGCAGGGGCATACGGCGGAGAGATAAAGGATATTGTGAAAAGAGTGGAGACTGTTGACCTTAACGGTCAAAGGCATAGTTTTGATAAATTATCTTTGAAATTTTCCTATCGGAAATGCGAACTGTCTGCAAATATGATTATTACAAAGGCGCATCTGAAATTTAAAAAGGACAACCCGGAAGAAATAAAAAACAGAATAAAGGAATTTAAGGAAAGACGCAAGACTACGCAGGCGATAATCCTACCCAATGCCGGCTCCATATTTAAAA
The DNA window shown above is from Deltaproteobacteria bacterium and carries:
- a CDS encoding penicillin-binding transpeptidase domain-containing protein codes for the protein MKEAIPWLRFRVITIFLLFVFIFIVIFIKAFQLQVLERSKLKARADDQHLKTMNIIPIRGTLYDRGMRELAVSMEVDSVYAQPGRIDNIKKTASLLAAALSMDKRELEAKFTSGKSFVWIKRQLDFIKAEEVKGLNIRGVGFIKEGKRFYPTPHIASHLIGFVGLDSKGLEGIELGYDEYMAGASARFIGERDALGNEILFRNSDKEAYRGKDLILTIDKTIQYIAEKELLKVVSSANAKGGMVIVMAPRTGEILAIANSPQFNPDIFFEYNNPNIWRNRAITDTFEPGSTFKAFLLAALFEEGAARSDDLFFCENGNYVVADRTFHDVKKFGWLSLAQIIKYSSNIGAAKAGDRLGKERMHRYIKDFGFGDRTGIGLPGEALGSVPPLKQWSKVSLGNISFGQGISATGIQLLSAFSAIANKGYLMKPYVVKKIVNGKGDVIEEIRPSVVRRVISEETANRVTGILKTVTEKDGTGAKAAVAGFEVAGKTGTAQKPDLSQGGYTADKYVSSFIGFVPADNPELAILVAVDEPAIGFYGGQIAAPVFKEIASQSLSYLGIFSKSRSANPDKQPDRLLYVVQNTDSSDEEGEDLFHMPDLRDKTMRSVLRLAREIPLDIKISGSGKAVYQKPLPGERITQGELAEVRFR
- a CDS encoding UDP-N-acetylmuramoyl-L-alanyl-D-glutamate--2,6-diaminopimelate ligase; this translates as MKIKELIKNLPGSHVIGNADIPVRGITYDSRQVNRDFIFAAVKGQHLDGRAFVKDALARGASAVILEEAFGDLNAVQIIVPDAREAMASVAAAFYGEPCRNMTLIGVTGTNGKTTITYLVESILRTAGFNAGVVGTINYRYKDKIFNAPHTTPEAPDLQRIFRAMLDSGVTHCVMEVSSHSLAQKRVFGSRIVGGVFTNLTQDHLDYHKTMEEYFESKSMLFTDFVARERDGFAVINTDDPWGKRLLNCKLQIANCKFIRYSLKQDAEIYPVKVSFSERGIEAMLDTPIGSVKISSALLGEYNLQNIMAAVGVGIGLALDKKTIEKGIAALKRVPGRLERIISEDGFQAVVDYAHTGDALERVIVALKPLAKKRLITVFGCGGDRDRGKRPVMGEIAARLSDFTVITSDNPRSEDPMEIIKEIEAGIKGCPKILDFKSEITHGYRTIPDRHEAIMAAVNLAAAGDIILVAGKGHEDYQIIGDRNIPFEDTKEIKAAMEVKYRSQKSVVSSQ
- the murF gene encoding UDP-N-acetylmuramoyl-tripeptide--D-alanyl-D-alanine ligase, which produces MVRLKIKEVLKTVHGCLASGGSEGLINGVSTDSRTVNKGELFFALKGPRFDGNKFVGDVFKKGAAGAVVSSEARSYGLQFGIVEVIDTLKALGDLALYWRERHLVPLIAISGSCGKTTTKDMIASILKNSRPIIKTEGNLNNLIGLPLTIFNLNNIHKAAVVELGISEKGEMKRLAQICKPDVAVLTNIGEAHTATLNNVEGVASAKGELFESMDDNGTAIINIDDPWLKKIAENINVKKITFSLKSKADVMLKEASVKRQEAKSSSGISASFLVMGEEIPVKLKYTGTHNLYNAAAAIAATFPLGVTKEEIMEGLYAAETMHGRMEIVTLRNGITIIDDTYNANPLSMEAALKTLADMEGRKIAVLGDMFELGEMSDDAHKKVGMFAQDTGIDMLFTIGVYSDALVSGAMEKGMLPDKIYKAHDKAELIKALNNVVKEGDVILIKGSRAAAMEEIVEGLKIAN
- the mraY gene encoding phospho-N-acetylmuramoyl-pentapeptide-transferase, whose amino-acid sequence is MLYHLLYPLVKYHTLFNVFQYITFRTIYAVVTALVLSFLSGPYIIRKLSLMQIGQVIRNDGPARHLSKEGTPTMGGIIILFCIIVPTLLWANLKNPYVWLLITVTSGFGIVGFIDDYKKWAQKDSRGLRPSHKLLGQCIIALGAALFLYFTGFNTSITVPFFKNVVIAMGWVYIPFVILVIVGASNAVNLTDGLDGLAIGPITIAAATYMLFTYLTGHTKIANYLQIMYVPNSGELTIFAGAMVGASLGFLWFNSYPAQVFMGDVGSLALGGTLGTLAIITKQEILLVLVGGVFVVEALSVIFQVGSFKLRGKRIFRMAPIHHHFELNGWSEPKIIVRFWIISIILSLIAISTLKLR
- the murD gene encoding UDP-N-acetylmuramoyl-L-alanine--D-glutamate ligase — its product is MIMQTTISKERPPLDLRDRNVLVVGLARTGVSTARFLKEKGAIVAATDILPASQIKDIDDLCSNGIEVETGGHSIKRFLNAHLIILSPGVFPDIEPLKEARKKGVEIISEVELAFNFIKEPIVAIAGTNGKTTTTTLIGKILESGGNKVFVGGNIGLPLIEYVASNQSADYIVVEVSSFQLEGTRKFRPHIAVLLNITEDHLDRYASFDEYAAAKFRLFENMEEGDVAIVNFDDTTINSKLKTQNSKPKVIPFSSSKILKEGVCYNNNSINYSVGGVKESYPTANFKLKGIHNIENIMASIAAAKACGVSRDAILKTIEEFKGLPHRMELIREINGTSYYNDSKGTNIGALQKSLEGLNAPVILIAGGKDKGGDYRVLNDLIKNKVRHLILLGEAKNKIRDAFKGLTDIATVESLKEAVDIASNKAEKGDVVLLSPACSSFDMFKDYKERGDVFRRLVEML
- the ftsW gene encoding putative lipid II flippase FtsW, yielding MIKVREIDKSLILAMMALVAIGFTMVYSTTYIMAMKRYGSEYFFVKKHLIFSVLGSLLFFVAANIEYHLYRRRAYLIFFASLISLILLTFIPSLGNEMGGAKRWIRLGPLTFQPSEPAKLALIIYLSYYLAAKKDKIKTFSLGIVPPMIMSGLIILFILKEPDFGTALSLGVITIIMMFIAGVRLRYLFSILLLSMPFIYLMVTKVDYRMKRVLVFLDPWRDSGGAGFQLVQSFIAFGAGGIWGVGLGEGKQKLFYLPEAHTDFILSVVGEELGLIGVSALIMLYLIVLISGIRISLKAKDLFGKYLAVGITLLIVLHAAVNMAVVLALLPTKGLTLPFISYGGTSLVVNMIGMGILLNIYKTGVRE
- the murG gene encoding undecaprenyldiphospho-muramoylpentapeptide beta-N-acetylglucosaminyltransferase — translated: MPFTDFRLRIVLTGGGTGGHLFPALALAEEFKARDKDCEILFIGSAAGIEKDVVPKYGYALEFVDVEGLKGKGIYNKVSAGLKAAKAVFAAKKILKPFRPDGVIGTGGYSSGPVVLAARLLGIKTAILEQNTMPGLTNRLLGRFVDRIYVAFEQTKKKIPGGRVILAGNPVRKEILEIANCKHVPASIKQGLQIANCKFTILIFGGSQGAKAINTAFLDALEYLADIRDSIRIIHQTGDADYITVKETYERKGIKADVYRFIDDMAHAYSQADMVICRAGATSIAEITALGIASILIPYPFAANNHQEINARCLADKGAAIMMRQGEIIGDAMAVLIERFYKNPDELKKIRENAKALGRPNAAKEIVDNILQMLN
- the murC gene encoding UDP-N-acetylmuramate--L-alanine ligase → MYKGRIKHIHFIGIGGSGMSGIAEVLLNLGYNITGSDMKASDITRRLEGLGAKIFIGHRPEFINGSDVVVYSSAVKKDNPEIVSARGKLIPVIPRAEMLAELMRMKYGIAIAGTHGKTTTTSMIATILGSHGMDPTVVIGGKLNSIGSNARLGKGEFLVAEADESDGSFLKLSPTIAVVTNIDREHMDHYRDMDEVRGAYLAFINKIPFYGCAVLCMDHPNIQGLIPKVTRRHTTYGLTAQADFSARDMEIKGVKTSFDVWQRGRKLGRVSVKIPGEHNVYNSLAALTVAMELDMSFEEARDSLSNFSGVERRFQIKGEYNGITFVDDYGHHPVEIKATLKAAKAGWDNRVVAVFQPHRYSRTKDLFQEFLSAFNDADTLVLTDIYPAGEGKIEGISSEALYNSIKAYGHRDVVYIPDKKDIPDYLNKITKPGDIVITLGAGNIWQVSEEMVKTVGSKQSAVSSANSKAGGGM
- the murB gene encoding UDP-N-acetylmuramate dehydrogenase; protein product: MTFPISHSAPRTPRPALSGFKGRMLFDVPMKDYTSFKIGGNADVMAFPGDESDLVDVIRFASIKGFPVFVLGRGTNLLVRDNGVRGVVINLSDGFKEVLWIGDDEASVGAGVGIIELVNLCKGRGFAGLEFAVGIPGTIGGAVFMNAGAYGGEIKDIVKRVETVDLNGQRHSFDKLSLKFSYRKCELSANMIITKAHLKFKKDNPEEIKNRIKEFKERRKTTQAIILPNAGSIFKNPPGLSAGRLIEESGLKGVKSGGAQISEVHGNYIVNLGNATAMDVLTLMAMARDKVFKVKGILLETEIKVVGED